TAGTATAACTGGGATAACTAAAATAAAAGAATATCGTACTGCTGTCTCTCTTGAAAGTCCAGACCACAATGAAGCGACTAGAGTAGTTCCTGAGCGAGAAATTCCAGGCAAAACTGCTAGAGTTTGGCCTAGTCCTACAATAATAGCATGACGATAAGTCATATCTTTTTCTTCGATATTTCCATACTCATGCATTCTTTCTATAAAGACAAGGAAGAATGCTGTAAAGATTAAAGCTGAACCCATAAAATAGGGTGTTTTCATTACGTCCACTACTGAATTTTTCAAAAGTAGCCCTAGAGAGCCTGTTATAAAAGTTGCAATAATAATATAAATAGCAAAATAGAAAGAGACCTTGTCCTTTTTATTCCTTTTAATAATATAAGCAATAAAACCTCGTATGATTTCATATAAATCACGATAAAAGTAAATTATAACAGCCAGTGCCGAAGCTAAATGAAGGTATATTTCAAATGCAAGGCCAGGGAAATCAAAGCCCATAAGTAGCTCAACTATAATAATATGTGCTGTACTTGAAATAGGTAAAAATTCTGTGATTCCTTGAATAAGACCAAAAATGATAGCTTGTAAATAAGTCATTTTTTTAACTCCTTACTTAATTTAGTTTTCTATACACATTGAATATATTTTAACATAAAAAGAATTAATATACAATAAAACAGTTTGTCCGTTTATAGAGTAACTTTCTTTAATCTCTGGCTTACTCTATATAGATAGGCTAATTCTGAACTCTCGCAAACGAGAATTGCTATTGGTCCTAAAAGTGCAGGGTTAGCAGGTGTGAAAAGTATCAATATAATAATTGAAATTCCTAAGGTCAAAAGGTTTACTATTTTACCTTTCGTTATAAATGATGTGAATCTTTTTTTCATTAAAAATCCCCAATAATATTCTCGAATAGTTATAATTGCAGGTAAGAATATCATAAGCTTTAGGACATCCATAGATAGTATGCTTATTTCTTCTGTTGCACCAATCCAGTTTCTTAATATAAAAAGACCAATATCAGTAAAGGCAAGTATAGCCATTATTAAAGTAGATAGTGAACCTAATAATATAGCAAATTTTTTTACGGCTAAGATACTTTTAGGATCGTCATTAATGTATTTTATTGCTACCTGGTGAAACATAAACATAGGGCTAATAACTATCATGCCAAGGCCCCAGGCAACCGCATATGTTGATATTGCAATTTCTGGACCTGGAGTTCTAGCGAGACCAATATTGACTATAGGATTGGCTACATTATGCATAAAAGAAGTTAAGATCAGCGGTCCAAAGAAACTCATAATTATACGATTATTTAATTTATGACTAATCGATTTTTCTTTTTTAAGTTTCTTTTCGTGAGCTAAAGCTAAACCACCACTTTTATAACTTAAAGCAATTAATAAAACCACTCCTTCAATCATAACTGCACCGAAGAACATAAGTCCTGCTATAATACCGTCAGGTAATAGAGTAATTCTTTCAATATTAACTACCAGCAAGGAAACATAAGCAATCCTTATTAATGTTGCTACAGTAAATAAAGGAGTTTTTTCTAAATTGATAGCAACTCCCTGCATAAAATTCCGTAAACCAGCAGCAAAAGGAAAGAATATTAGTACTGAGAAAATGATTATTGCTTCATCTAGTATTTCTTCTTGCACACCAATAATAGTAGAAAAAATCCAGCGTGCTCCACCTGTTACAAGGGTTAATCCCAATACTAGAAATAAAACTAAGGCTAATCCTAACATGAATTTTTTTACTGTCTGATAGTTTTGAGCGTCATGAATTAATGTAGAGACAACCTGTCTTACCATCATGACTGGACTTTCAATAAAATGAACTAAACTTTTGGCTACAGCAAAAGCAGCCAGATAAATTTCTGGTCGAGATAAACGAGCGAGGCCAGCATTAAACAGATTATGTGTTATAATCATTAAAATAGATGTAGCGGCCATTGGCGCAAAGAAATAAAACTGTTTTGATAGACTGATTTCTGCTAAATTATTTCTTTTAATTAAGGAATCTAATAATGCTGAAATGATAGATGCACTCCTTTTTAGTATGTTATGATTTTACACCCATATTATTATAACACATTTATATTTAAACTCAACTTTCTTAATATGTAAAAAAAACCAGTGCGAAAAAGTCAATCTAAATCATTAATTTACTTAGAAGATGTTTTATTGAAAAACAGCAAATGGGGTTAGCTTACTTTCGACTTTCATTAAAAGAATATTAAAAAAGAGTCTTGCTACTTGTTAAAAAAAAATAGATGGGTTACAATATAAGAGTATAATTATATAGAGAAAAAGATATTCAATTATAATACAAATGAAAGGAGAGAGTTAAATGCATGGATTTAAAACATTTATATTAATGACCTTACTTACAGTTATATTAGTTGTGCTTGGAGGGGCAATTGCTGGTGAACAGGGTTTAGTGATGGCACTTATTTTTTCTTTTGCTATTAACTTTTTTTCGTACTGGTATAGTGATAAAATAGCTATTAAGATGACCAGGTCAAGACCTTTAAAAGAGTCAGAAGCTCCTCATGTATATGAAATGCTACGTAGATTAACCCAAAGGGCAAGGATGCCTATGCCTGACTTATATCTAACACCATCAGGACAGCCGAATGCTTTTGCTACAGGTCGTAATCCTAAGAATGCTGCTGTTGCAGTTACAGAAGGAATTATGAATCTTTTAAGTGATGAAGAGTTAGAAGGTGTTATTGCTCATGAGTTAGCTCATATTAAAAACAGAGATACCTTAATAAGTACAATAGCTGCAACTATGGCAGGAGTCTTGACTTTTGTGGCTCGTATGGGTCGTTATAGAATGATGTTTGGTGGTGCCCGTCGTAGAAGTAGTAATAATGGCGGTGGTGCTGCAGCATTATTAAGTTTGATAGCTGTTATTTTAGCTCCTATTGCTGCTATGGTGATACGATTTGCTATATCCCGTTCTCGTGAGTATGTTGCTGATGAAACTGGAGCTAGAATTGCAGGTCGTTCAGATGGACTAGCAAATGCTTTATTAAAAATGCAAAGACAGGTTTCAGCTAGACCTATGCAGGTAAATGAGGCAACTTCTCATATGTTTATCTTAAACCCTTTGTCTGCCAAGGGTATGGGCAAACTATTTAGTACTCATCCTCCTATTGAAGAAAGAGTAGCACGTTTGCAGAAAGTTAGATTTTAGTTATGGTAAAAACACCCAAGTTTGTAATGGCTTGAATCTTTTTTTCAAATTCTTTTCGCTGAAAACAAAAATTAAAATTAAGCCCTTTCCTTATTTTAAAAAGGATAGGGCTTTTTCACTAATTTTTTGATATAAAAAGTAAATTTTAAAGGTATTTTGTCGAAAATGGAGAATTATTTTAGTGAAAGAGATAATTCTATATAGCTGTGTATTATCAGTAATAAAGGGATTAGCGCTATGAGATTATTTATATTTTTATAACAAAACTTTCTAAATTAATCTTGCAGGAATTAAGCTATAAAGAGAGAAATGTAATAAAAAAGGGAAAAAGCGCGATAATTGTATAAAAGGAGGGTAACACAATGAAAAAGGTAATGATAGTTGATGATGCTGCTTTTATGCGTTTAAATTTAAGAAATATACTTAAAGAAGATTACCAGGTAGTTGGAGAGGCGCAAAACGGGCAGGAAGCAGTAGATATGTATCAAGATCTAACTCCTGATATAGTGACAATGGATATAACTATGCCAGTGATGGATGGACTTGAGGCGATTAAAAAAATCAAAGGTTTAGACCCTAATGCACAGATTATAGTATGTAGTGCTATGGGACAGCAAAAAATGATCATTGAAGCTATTGAAGCAGGAGCAAAAGATTTTATTGTTAAGCCTTTTAAAGAAAGTAGAGTTATTGAAGCAGTTAGTAAGCTTACATAGATATAATTAAGTATTATACTTAGTGCTTAGCTGAATCAATATGATAACTTTACTTGAGAAAAATAGTATTTAGTGAGAGAGGGTGAGCAATGTTTACTTTTCTTAATTTTTTACAAAAAGGATTAGATGGTTCTAGTCAACGACAGAGGGCGTTGAGTAACAATATAGCAAATGTTAATACACCTAATTATAAGCGAAAAGATGTAGATTTTATTTCAGTATTAAGAAATGAGACCAAGCAAAGTGGAAGAAAGGCTTTGAAGAATACAAATCCTAAGCATATTTCTTTTAAATCTACTAATAGTCAATTCAGGAAAATACAGCAAGCAAATACAAGTGCTAGAAATGATGGAAATAATGTTGAGGTAGATGCTGAAATGTCGGAATTAGCCAAAAATAATATTTATTACAATACTTTGGTGCAACAAGTCAATGATCGTTTTAAATTTTTAAATGCTGTAATAGATAAAGGAGGTAGGTAAAAATGTTTGGAAGTTTTGATGTAAGTTCGTCTGGAATGACTGCTCAAAGAAAAAGGATGGATATAATTTCTAATAATATTGCTAATGTTGACACTACTCGTACCGAAGATGGAGGTCCTTATCGTCGTAAAATGCCAGTTTTCCAAGAACGTGGTGCTAATAATTTTACTTCTGCTTTAAGTAGAAGTATGAACTCTAGTAAAGAAAATGGAGTTCAAATATCTTCAATTGTTGAAGACCAAAAGCCTTTTAAACTAATTCATAACCCTACTCACCCAGATGCTAATGAAGATGGATATGTAGAAATGCCAAATGTGGATATAACATTAGAAATGGTTGATATGATTGATGCTTCCAGGGCATATGAGGCTAATGTAACAGCTTTAAATACACAAAAGAATATGGCTATGAAGGCTTTAGAAATAGGAAGAGGTTAGGAGTGATTAGATGATTAATTCTATTAATGGATATAATCAACTAAGTTCTTTTAATAATGATAATAATAAAACAGAAAACAAGTCATCTTTTATTGATGTACTAAAGGACAGTATTAATGGAACTAATGATTTATTAAAAAATGCTGATAAATTGGCAGAGGCTTTTGCCCTTGGTGAGCTAGAGGATATACATAAGCTTACTATAGCAACAGAGAAAGCTAATCTTGCTTTAAATATGACTTTAACTGTACAAAATAAGGTACTTGAAGCTTATAATGAAATAATGCGCATGCAGATATAGTTTAAATTTAATATCATTTTCAGCAAATTTGTTTTGTAATTGATAATTGAAAGAGGTCTTATTATGTCTGAGTTTTTAAAACCATATATTGATCAGTTTAAAGAACAATGGAGCAAAATAAATTCCACAGGACGTTGGATTATAGTTCTTATAACAGCACTAGTGTTTTTAGCCTTGACATATATAATCTTCGTTAGTGGTAGCTCTCAATATCAAGTTTTGTTTAGTAATTTAGATCCAAGAGATGCTGATACTATTATACAGAGGTTGGAAGATACTAATGCTAGCTATAGATTAGAGGATGATGGTCGTACTATTATGCTTCCCTCTGATATGGTGCATAGAACCAGGTTGGATATGGCTGGTCAAGGCTTACCATCTCAAGGAGTAGTAGGGTTTGAAATATTTGATCAAAGTAGTTTTGGAACTACAGATTTTGAACGTAGAGTAAATTACTACAGAGCAATTAGTGGTGAATTGAGTCGTTCTATCCAGGCCATGGATTCCGTTGATTATGCTAGAGTACAAATAACTGCACCTCGAGAAAGTATTTTTCTTGAAAATGAACAAGAAGCAGAGGCATCTGTATTACTTAGATTGGCTCCTGGTCGGAATCTAAATGAAGCTCAAATTAGAGCAATTAGCAATCTCGTCGCTGGTAGTGTACAGGGGATGAGTGAAAATAAGGTCACTATTGTAGATACGGCAGGAAATTTATTATCAGCTGTATTACAAGCTGGCAGCAATGATCCTTATAATACTATGAGAATGAATCGATTTGATATAGAGAGAGAGTTTGCAGAAGCTTTAAGACAGGATTTGCGTTTGTTATTAAGTAGAATTCTAGGGCCTGATAATTTTACAATTCAAGTACAAGCAAAGTTGAATTTTGATCAACGGGAAGTAGAAAGTCGTGAATTTTCTCCTGTAGTTGGAGATGAAGGTATTGCTAGAAGTAGACAGGAAGAGTACGAATATTATGAAGGTAACGATGGTGCTCTTGGAGGTGTTCCGGGAACTGAGAACAATTTGCCCCAATATCAATATCTTGATGAGGATGGGTCACAAAGCCAATTTGAACGTTCAGATACAATTACTAATTATGAAATAAATGAAAGAATCGAGAGACGTGTATATGCACCTGGAGAATTAGAAAGAATTAGCGTAGCAGTTGTTTTAAATCAAGATGATCCTAATCTTGATTTAACTGGTATCGAAGAAATAGTTAGAGCAGCAATAGGATATGAGCAATCTAGAGGAGATCTTGTTACTGTTAGTAATCTTGTTTTTGATCGTTCATTAGAGGAAGAAATTGCGAGAGCTGAAGCTGCTTCATTGGAAGCTGAGCGTTCAAGTATGTACTTATATTCTGCTCTTATTGCCCTGACATTAATTGTTTTATTAATTTTATTTATATTTATTAAACGTTCAGTAGATCCTGTATCAGAGGAAGTTATTCCTGGTAAGGCAATAGACTTTACTGTTGATGAAGATCTTGAAAAAGAAGTAGCAGCTAGTAATGGTCTTACAGAAGAAGAAAAAGCAAGAATTCAGTTACGAGAAAACATAGCAAAAACCGTAGGAGAAAAACCAGAAGATGTAGCTCAACTTCTTAAAACATGGTTAACAGAGGATTGATAACAGGGAGATGATAGAATGGTCGGAAAAATAAGTGGAAAAAACAAAGCAGCAATATTACTAGTGGCACTAGGACCTGATCTTTCTGCTCAGATCTTCAAACATTTAAGTGATGAAGAAATAGAAGAATTAACATTAGAAATAGCTAATATGCAAAAAGTCGATTCTAATGTAAAATATGATGTTCTTGAAGAGTTTCATCAAATTTTAGAAGCTAAAGATTATATAAATAGAGGCGGAATAGAATATGCTAGGGAAGTTTTGGATAAAGCGGTAGGAAAAGATAAGGCGAAAACGATTCTAGAAAGACTTACTGCAACACTTCAGGTTAGGCCTTTTGATGCTATACGTAAGACAGATCCTGCTCAACTACTTAACTTTATACAGGGGGAGCATCCTCAGACTATCGCTATGATTCTTGCATATTTACAAGCATCTAAAGCGTCACATGTGCTTTCATCATTGCCACAAGATATTCAAGCAGATGTTTCTAAACGAATTGCTATTATGGATAGAACCTCACCTGATATAATTAAAGATGTAGAAGCAATATTAGAAAAGAAACTGTCATCAATTGTGAGTAATGAATATGCAAGTACAGGTGGTATTGATTCGATAGTTGATATCTTAAACTCTGTGGATAGAGGAACTGAAAAGAATATTCTGGATAAACTAGATGAAGAAGACCCAGAGTTAGCAAACGAGATTAGGCAAAGGATGTTTGTCTTTGAAGATATCATGTTACTCGATGATAAAGCAGTTCAATTGGTTATGCGTCAGGTAGATACACATGATGTAGCCTTAGCACTTAAGACTGCTAGTGAAGATGTGGAATCTAAAATCTATACTAATATGTCAAAACGAGCTGCTGATATGTTAAAAGAAGATATAGAATTTATGGGACCAGTAAGATTGCGTGAAGTTGAAGAAGCACAACAGCGTATAGTAACCGTTATCCGTCAATTAGAAGATAGTGGAGAAATCGTTGTTGCTAGAGGAGGGGAGAGTGAAGTAATTGTCTAACATTATTAAGGCCTCTCAGATAGTAGGAGCTTACAAAGTAGAAGATATAAGTATTATGAAAAAAAATAGAGCTAAAAGTCTTAAACTATTAAGTAAAGATGATAATGACTATAGTGAAGAAAAAAGCAGAATATTACTTGAAGCAGAAAAGCAAGCAACAGAAATTATAAAAAAAGCTGAAGAAACAGCTGCATCAATGGTAAAAGAAAGCGAAGAGGAACTTAAGATAGCACAAGGTCAAGCTGTTGAAAAAGGATATCAAGAGGGATATGAGAAAGGTTATCAGGAAGGACAAGCTAAAGGATTAGAAGAGTTTAAAGCTTTATCGACAAATTTTCAAAAAATTATCAAAGAGATTAAAAAAAGAATTAATGAAGATATAGATAATAATCAAAAAAATATCATTGACTTAGTTTTTAAAATTTCTACTAAAGTTATTAATGCTGAACTTATGAGCAACCCTGAATCTATTAATAATATAGTTATCGAGATGCTTGGGCAAGTTGCCGATATTGAAGAGGTAAAAGTTCATATAAATCCTGTGTTTTTAGAATATATCTCTCAAGATGACTTTAAGTCAGCATTCCCTCGACAGAATCTAGAATTTATTGCTAACAAGGAACTAGCTGAAGGTGACTGTATTGTTGAAACTGATTTTGGTGGAAAAGATGGTAGAATCAAAAACAAATTAAAACTATTGGAAAAAGAGTTATTAAAAGAGGCAGGTTTTGATGATGAGTTTTGATTTAGGGGATCTTAGCAAGCAAGTAGATAAAGTGGATATAAGTAGTAATTATGGACATATTACAAGAGTCATAGGTTTAGTAATTGAATCTAAGGGTCCCCAGGTAGCTATTGGGGAAATTTGCTTGGTGAAAACAGCCAAGAAAACAATCAGTACAGAAGTTGTAGGTTTTGATAATAACCGAGTTTTGCTTATGCCTATTGGTGACATGGAGGGAATTAATCCTGGGGCCAGGGTGATAGCTACTGGTAAGAAACTAAGGGTAAAAGTAGGAAAAGCACTTCTAGGACAAATTCTCGATGGCCTTGGTAAACCTATTCTTAATTCTTCAAATCTACGAAGTGATTTTGATTACGTCCCTGTAATGGCCCAACCACCGGAACCACTATTAAGAGAAAGGATCAAAGAACCCTTGAGTTTGGGGATTCGTGCTATTGATGGACTTTTAACATGTGGTAATGGTCAAAGGGTAGGGATCTTTGCAGGTAGTGGTGTAGGAAAGAGTACTCTCATGGGTATGGTTGCCCGTAACACTGAAGCAGATATTAACGTAATTGGTCTGATAGGTGAGAGGGGTAGAGAGGTCAAGGATTTTATTGAACGAGATTTAGGAGAAGAAGGTTTAAAAAGGTCAGTACTTGTGGTTGCTACTTCAGATAAACCTGCATTGGTTAGGGTTAAAGCAGCACATGTAACTACAGCTATTGCAGAGTACTTTCGAGATCAGGGTTTAAATGTATTGATGATGATGGATTCTGTAACAAGGGTTGCTATGGCTTTACGTGAAGTTGGCCTAGCAGTTGGAGAACCGCCAGCAACTAGAGGTTATCCACCTTCGGTTTTTGCTGAATTACCGAAGTTGCTTGAAAGAACTGGTAAAAACGATAAAGGCTCTATAACTGCCTTATATACAGTTCTAGTTGAAGGTGATGACTTCAATGAACCAATTTCTGATACAGTACGTGGTATTTTAGATGGACATATAGCCTTATCTAGGCATTTGGCAGCAAAAAATCATTATCCAGCCATTGATGTATTAGAAAGTGTGAGTAGAGTAATGACTGAGATAGTTGATAAAGAACACTTAGAGGCAGCAAGTGTTTTTAAACAAATGTTAGCAGATTATAATGAAGCTGAAGATTTGATAAATATTGGTGCCTATCAAAGCGGCAGTAACCCTGATGTAGATAGGGCATTAGAAAATATAGACGATATGAAAAAATTTTTACAACAAGGAATTAATGAAGAACTGGCTTTTGAAGAAAGTGTTAAAAATTTAAAAAGTTTTCTTCGAGTATAGGAAGTGGTTTAGATGAAGAAATTTAAATTTAAGTTAAATAAAGTTCTAGAGGTAAGAGAACTAGAAGAAGAAGAAGCTCAAAATAAATTATTAGCAGAACAAAAAAAAGCTAGGGAAATTGAAAGTAATATTATTTCTTTAGAAAAATCTCAAGAAAAGTTATATCAAAGTATTAGAGACTCTGAAGGAAAGTCTATGCAAGAAAATATAGCATATAGGAATTTTATTCAGAATAACCGTCAGAAAATTAAAGAGACTGAAAGGACATTGTTAATACAAGAACAAGAAGTCTTTCAATCAAGAGAAAATTATCTTGAAAAAAAGAAGAAAAAAGAAGTTTTGGAAAAGATAAAAGAAAAAGAGTATAAAAAATACTATACAGAATTTTTAATTAAGGAACAGAAGGAACTTGATGAAATGGCGCTAAATATGAAGGGGCTAGAGGGGGTTTGAAATTGAAGAAGTTTATATATATTACTTTAACACTTATTATACTTTTTGCTATTATATGGATTTTAAATACTTTTGCTATCATTTCTCTTAGATCCTGGGGAGAAAATATAATTACTAACACACCCTTCTTGCAAGATTATGTAGAAACCAATCAAGCTTATAGTGAAATTGAAGGAGAGCTTAATGAATTGACTTTTACTTATCAAGAGGTGGAGCAGGAAAGGGATCAACTTTTAAGGGACAGTTTACTTGCTGAAAATATGATTAATGAAAAAACTAAAAAAATTGAAGAATTGGAAGAAAGGCTTAAACTTCTACAGTCAGAAAGGTACAGCGAAGAAGAAAAGTTTGATAAGTTAGTCGGAATATATGGAGAAATGCGTGCTCGTGATGCTGCACCGATTTTCTTAGAACTTGATGATGATCTTGCTATAGAATTATTAATGAATATAGATGAAGAACAGGCAGCAGAAATTCTTACTTCATTACCAGCAGAAGATGCAGCTCGTTATTCCAGGGCACTACGATAAATTAACTTAGCATTGAAGGGAGGTGTAAGTAGAGCTAGCTGTAGTTTATAAAATAAGAATTTGCTAGAAGGAGGTGTGAGAGATAAAAGTTACTTTTACAGATTTTTCGGGGCAAAATCCTGCTAAACCAAATAGAACAATTCTTGATAATGAGGCAAACGATATTTTTGCAAATCACTTAAATAATAGTTTAGCCGAGTTTTCTACTAAGGAAGATATTCAGGGAAAACGTCTAGAAAATATCAAGGAATTAGAAATGGATAGTAAAGATGAGGATGAACTTTTACTTTTTGCTGAGAATCTTATTGCCATTATTCTTGA
This region of Halanaerobiaceae bacterium ANBcell28 genomic DNA includes:
- a CDS encoding response regulator → MKKVMIVDDAAFMRLNLRNILKEDYQVVGEAQNGQEAVDMYQDLTPDIVTMDITMPVMDGLEAIKKIKGLDPNAQIIVCSAMGQQKMIIEAIEAGAKDFIVKPFKESRVIEAVSKLT
- the fliF gene encoding flagellar basal-body MS-ring/collar protein FliF produces the protein MSEFLKPYIDQFKEQWSKINSTGRWIIVLITALVFLALTYIIFVSGSSQYQVLFSNLDPRDADTIIQRLEDTNASYRLEDDGRTIMLPSDMVHRTRLDMAGQGLPSQGVVGFEIFDQSSFGTTDFERRVNYYRAISGELSRSIQAMDSVDYARVQITAPRESIFLENEQEAEASVLLRLAPGRNLNEAQIRAISNLVAGSVQGMSENKVTIVDTAGNLLSAVLQAGSNDPYNTMRMNRFDIEREFAEALRQDLRLLLSRILGPDNFTIQVQAKLNFDQREVESREFSPVVGDEGIARSRQEEYEYYEGNDGALGGVPGTENNLPQYQYLDEDGSQSQFERSDTITNYEINERIERRVYAPGELERISVAVVLNQDDPNLDLTGIEEIVRAAIGYEQSRGDLVTVSNLVFDRSLEEEIARAEAASLEAERSSMYLYSALIALTLIVLLILFIFIKRSVDPVSEEVIPGKAIDFTVDEDLEKEVAASNGLTEEEKARIQLRENIAKTVGEKPEDVAQLLKTWLTED
- the flgB gene encoding flagellar basal body rod protein FlgB; translated protein: MFTFLNFLQKGLDGSSQRQRALSNNIANVNTPNYKRKDVDFISVLRNETKQSGRKALKNTNPKHISFKSTNSQFRKIQQANTSARNDGNNVEVDAEMSELAKNNIYYNTLVQQVNDRFKFLNAVIDKGGR
- the fliI gene encoding flagellar protein export ATPase FliI, encoding MMSFDLGDLSKQVDKVDISSNYGHITRVIGLVIESKGPQVAIGEICLVKTAKKTISTEVVGFDNNRVLLMPIGDMEGINPGARVIATGKKLRVKVGKALLGQILDGLGKPILNSSNLRSDFDYVPVMAQPPEPLLRERIKEPLSLGIRAIDGLLTCGNGQRVGIFAGSGVGKSTLMGMVARNTEADINVIGLIGERGREVKDFIERDLGEEGLKRSVLVVATSDKPALVRVKAAHVTTAIAEYFRDQGLNVLMMMDSVTRVAMALREVGLAVGEPPATRGYPPSVFAELPKLLERTGKNDKGSITALYTVLVEGDDFNEPISDTVRGILDGHIALSRHLAAKNHYPAIDVLESVSRVMTEIVDKEHLEAASVFKQMLADYNEAEDLINIGAYQSGSNPDVDRALENIDDMKKFLQQGINEELAFEESVKNLKSFLRV
- the flgC gene encoding flagellar basal body rod protein FlgC, which produces MFGSFDVSSSGMTAQRKRMDIISNNIANVDTTRTEDGGPYRRKMPVFQERGANNFTSALSRSMNSSKENGVQISSIVEDQKPFKLIHNPTHPDANEDGYVEMPNVDITLEMVDMIDASRAYEANVTALNTQKNMAMKALEIGRG
- the fliJ gene encoding flagellar export protein FliJ, whose amino-acid sequence is MKKFKFKLNKVLEVRELEEEEAQNKLLAEQKKAREIESNIISLEKSQEKLYQSIRDSEGKSMQENIAYRNFIQNNRQKIKETERTLLIQEQEVFQSRENYLEKKKKKEVLEKIKEKEYKKYYTEFLIKEQKELDEMALNMKGLEGV
- the fliE gene encoding flagellar hook-basal body complex protein FliE, whose product is MINSINGYNQLSSFNNDNNKTENKSSFIDVLKDSINGTNDLLKNADKLAEAFALGELEDIHKLTIATEKANLALNMTLTVQNKVLEAYNEIMRMQI
- a CDS encoding zinc metalloprotease HtpX; translation: MHGFKTFILMTLLTVILVVLGGAIAGEQGLVMALIFSFAINFFSYWYSDKIAIKMTRSRPLKESEAPHVYEMLRRLTQRARMPMPDLYLTPSGQPNAFATGRNPKNAAVAVTEGIMNLLSDEELEGVIAHELAHIKNRDTLISTIAATMAGVLTFVARMGRYRMMFGGARRRSSNNGGGAAALLSLIAVILAPIAAMVIRFAISRSREYVADETGARIAGRSDGLANALLKMQRQVSARPMQVNEATSHMFILNPLSAKGMGKLFSTHPPIEERVARLQKVRF
- a CDS encoding undecaprenyl-diphosphate phosphatase, yielding MTYLQAIIFGLIQGITEFLPISSTAHIIIVELLMGFDFPGLAFEIYLHLASALAVIIYFYRDLYEIIRGFIAYIIKRNKKDKVSFYFAIYIIIATFITGSLGLLLKNSVVDVMKTPYFMGSALIFTAFFLVFIERMHEYGNIEEKDMTYRHAIIVGLGQTLAVLPGISRSGTTLVASLWSGLSRETAVRYSFILVIPVILGSTVLAVGEIGSGMWSSIGTGPLIVSFLSSFIFSIIGIVWLIDILRKSRLIYLAVYCFIVAGLLFAYANSLVL
- a CDS encoding FliH/SctL family protein, translated to MSNIIKASQIVGAYKVEDISIMKKNRAKSLKLLSKDDNDYSEEKSRILLEAEKQATEIIKKAEETAASMVKESEEELKIAQGQAVEKGYQEGYEKGYQEGQAKGLEEFKALSTNFQKIIKEIKKRINEDIDNNQKNIIDLVFKISTKVINAELMSNPESINNIVIEMLGQVADIEEVKVHINPVFLEYISQDDFKSAFPRQNLEFIANKELAEGDCIVETDFGGKDGRIKNKLKLLEKELLKEAGFDDEF
- the fliG gene encoding flagellar motor switch protein FliG, whose amino-acid sequence is MVGKISGKNKAAILLVALGPDLSAQIFKHLSDEEIEELTLEIANMQKVDSNVKYDVLEEFHQILEAKDYINRGGIEYAREVLDKAVGKDKAKTILERLTATLQVRPFDAIRKTDPAQLLNFIQGEHPQTIAMILAYLQASKASHVLSSLPQDIQADVSKRIAIMDRTSPDIIKDVEAILEKKLSSIVSNEYASTGGIDSIVDILNSVDRGTEKNILDKLDEEDPELANEIRQRMFVFEDIMLLDDKAVQLVMRQVDTHDVALALKTASEDVESKIYTNMSKRAADMLKEDIEFMGPVRLREVEEAQQRIVTVIRQLEDSGEIVVARGGESEVIV